A window from Streptomyces sp. NBC_00335 encodes these proteins:
- a CDS encoding alpha/beta fold hydrolase has protein sequence MAAVVLVHGLYHRPEHFGVLAQRLRADGTRVVVPELHRGSLAADTAAVQAVVDALPEPPLVLGHSYGGSVITGVRGAAHLVYLAAFVPDTGESAASLGGASQQLRDAIVAEPDGSTTLHPGLAAATLYGDCPEPLAARALALLRAQAPGCGRGVPRLHSWKETPSTYVVCAQDRAIDPGLQRRMAARCTEGREWQTGHSPFVGRPGLIVELLRELLASHTP, from the coding sequence TTGGCCGCTGTGGTGCTTGTACACGGTCTGTACCACCGTCCCGAGCACTTCGGGGTGTTGGCGCAACGGTTGCGGGCCGATGGAACGAGGGTTGTCGTGCCCGAGCTCCACCGCGGCTCATTGGCTGCCGACACCGCCGCTGTCCAGGCCGTCGTCGACGCCCTGCCGGAGCCCCCGCTCGTCCTCGGCCACTCCTACGGAGGGTCGGTGATCACAGGCGTCCGTGGAGCGGCACACCTGGTCTACCTGGCGGCCTTCGTGCCGGACACCGGCGAGAGCGCGGCCAGCCTGGGCGGCGCCTCCCAGCAGCTCCGGGACGCGATCGTCGCCGAGCCGGACGGCTCCACGACCCTGCACCCCGGACTGGCCGCCGCCACCCTCTACGGCGACTGTCCCGAACCTCTCGCCGCGCGGGCGCTCGCCCTGCTGCGTGCGCAGGCCCCGGGCTGCGGACGAGGAGTCCCGCGACTCCACAGCTGGAAGGAAACTCCTTCCACCTACGTCGTCTGCGCCCAGGACCGGGCCATCGACCCCGGCCTCCAGCGGAGGATGGCCGCGCGCTGCACTGAGGGGCGCGAATGGCAGACGGGCCACTCCCCATTCGTGGGACGGCCCGGTCTCATCGTGGAACTCCTGCGGGAACTGCTCGCCTCCCACACCCCCTAG
- a CDS encoding SRPBCC family protein, with product MSHVEEYVEVNVPVRTAYNQWTQFEDFPAFMEGVERIVQRTDTLTHWVTNVNGVQREFDAQITEQLPDQRVAWMTVDGEARQAGLVTFQPLDASTTRVVLHMNWVPDGLAEAAADKLGFVKRQVAGDLKRFKLFIESRGVATGSWRGEI from the coding sequence ATGTCGCACGTCGAGGAGTACGTCGAGGTCAACGTCCCCGTACGGACCGCCTACAACCAGTGGACACAGTTCGAGGACTTCCCCGCCTTCATGGAGGGGGTCGAACGCATCGTGCAGCGCACGGACACGCTCACCCACTGGGTGACGAACGTGAATGGTGTGCAGCGCGAGTTCGACGCGCAGATCACCGAGCAGCTCCCGGACCAGCGTGTCGCGTGGATGACGGTCGACGGGGAGGCCCGCCAGGCCGGGCTCGTCACCTTCCAGCCGCTCGATGCGAGCACCACGAGGGTCGTCCTGCACATGAACTGGGTTCCCGACGGTCTGGCCGAGGCGGCCGCCGACAAGCTCGGCTTCGTCAAGCGTCAGGTCGCGGGTGATCTCAAGCGGTTCAAGCTCTTCATCGAATCGCGCGGGGTCGCGACGGGCTCCTGGCGCGGCGAGATCTGA
- a CDS encoding class I SAM-dependent methyltransferase codes for MTAPLAQPEELPNLPAPARLDEVKGWFWPADQILFDWFLSRQNADPSGGGDLLELGAYLGKSAIFLGGYLKEGEEFTVCDLFDSPAEDDSNDGEMQRSYATLTRRAFEANYRAFHDELPTVVQAVTAVLPDRVRPASCRFVHVDASHLYAHVHTDVETSRLLAAPGAVVVFDDFRAEHCPGVAAAVWGAVDARRLHVLCITQHKMYATWNDPEPLRTELAAFLAGREDLWHGVEEVAGAPLIRITGRKAVPPPHPRSRHETAAPGPTPEPVPVPAAVQARRTPPRRSPLARRLAKDILPPVVTRTVRRWL; via the coding sequence ATGACCGCACCGCTTGCGCAGCCCGAAGAACTCCCGAACCTGCCTGCACCCGCGCGTTTGGATGAGGTGAAGGGATGGTTCTGGCCGGCCGATCAGATCCTCTTCGACTGGTTCCTGAGCCGCCAGAACGCCGACCCGTCGGGTGGTGGGGACCTCCTGGAACTCGGCGCTTACCTGGGTAAGAGCGCCATCTTCCTCGGCGGGTACCTCAAGGAGGGAGAGGAGTTCACGGTCTGTGACCTCTTCGATTCCCCGGCCGAGGACGACAGCAACGACGGCGAGATGCAGCGCTCGTACGCCACTCTGACGCGCCGGGCCTTCGAGGCCAACTACCGCGCGTTCCATGATGAGTTGCCGACGGTGGTGCAGGCGGTGACGGCGGTTCTCCCCGACCGCGTCCGGCCCGCCTCCTGTCGCTTCGTTCACGTGGACGCCTCGCACCTGTACGCGCACGTGCACACGGACGTGGAGACCTCGCGGCTGCTGGCCGCCCCCGGAGCAGTCGTCGTCTTCGATGACTTCAGGGCGGAGCACTGCCCGGGCGTCGCTGCGGCCGTCTGGGGAGCCGTGGACGCGCGGCGGTTGCATGTCCTGTGCATCACCCAGCACAAGATGTACGCGACGTGGAACGACCCCGAACCGCTGCGCACGGAACTGGCCGCGTTCCTGGCCGGCCGCGAGGATCTGTGGCACGGGGTGGAGGAGGTGGCCGGCGCACCCCTGATCCGGATCACCGGCCGGAAGGCGGTCCCTCCGCCGCACCCCCGCTCCCGCCACGAGACGGCCGCTCCCGGCCCGACCCCGGAGCCGGTGCCTGTCCCCGCGGCAGTACAGGCGCGGCGCACTCCGCCCCGGCGGAGCCCGCTGGCCCGCCGCCTGGCCAAGGACATCCTTCCCCCGGTCGTGACCCGCACGGTGCGCCGCTGGCTGTAG
- a CDS encoding transglycosylase SLT domain-containing protein codes for MSNAVIRRIAASKKTLTGTVLALGVAGSMLAAVPAQAAPMSAKAIAQQMIKDPAQFAAFNNIVSRESGWDHTATNSSSGAYGLVQALPASKMSSAGSDWKTNPATQIKWGLDYMNSRYGSPEGAWSFWQNHHWY; via the coding sequence GTGTCCAACGCCGTCATCCGCCGCATCGCCGCTTCGAAGAAGACCCTCACGGGTACCGTCCTCGCCCTGGGTGTTGCCGGTTCCATGCTGGCCGCGGTTCCCGCGCAGGCCGCCCCGATGAGTGCCAAGGCGATCGCTCAGCAGATGATCAAGGACCCGGCGCAGTTCGCGGCGTTCAACAACATCGTTTCCCGTGAGAGCGGCTGGGACCACACCGCCACGAACTCTTCCTCGGGTGCCTACGGCCTGGTCCAGGCCCTGCCGGCCTCGAAGATGTCCTCGGCGGGCTCGGACTGGAAGACCAACCCGGCCACCCAGATCAAGTGGGGCCTGGACTACATGAACTCCCGCTACGGCAGCCCCGAGGGCGCCTGGAGCTTCTGGCAGAACCACCACTGGTACTAA
- a CDS encoding GNAT family N-acetyltransferase: MSTRTTPPTAGYGIRFARSSESGAVAALLARAFSDDPVMAWMIPAPAGRERRIARYFELAQRQQRPRAGGVRVAATSDGRLLAAALWSGPGHWRTSAVGELAALPSYVRVFGPRGLSRAGEVQNVMHGSHPDTPHWYLPSVGTEPGLQGTGVGSALLRQQLAACDSLGQPAYLESSKAANVPFYERLGFRVTSELCLPQGGPTLWPMWREPVRWGARSAHGAGEPG; the protein is encoded by the coding sequence ATGAGCACCCGTACGACACCTCCCACCGCCGGGTACGGCATCCGGTTCGCCCGGTCCTCCGAGTCCGGGGCGGTCGCCGCCCTGCTGGCCCGCGCCTTCTCCGACGACCCGGTCATGGCATGGATGATCCCCGCCCCGGCCGGCCGGGAACGCCGGATCGCCCGCTACTTCGAGCTCGCCCAGCGGCAGCAGCGACCCCGCGCGGGCGGTGTCCGGGTCGCCGCGACCAGCGACGGGCGGTTGCTGGCGGCCGCGCTGTGGTCGGGGCCCGGGCACTGGAGGACCTCTGCGGTGGGAGAGCTGGCGGCGCTCCCCTCCTACGTGCGCGTCTTCGGCCCCCGTGGGCTGTCACGGGCCGGTGAGGTCCAGAACGTCATGCACGGCTCCCATCCCGATACTCCGCACTGGTACCTGCCGTCCGTGGGGACGGAGCCGGGGCTCCAGGGGACGGGAGTCGGTTCGGCGCTGCTGCGCCAGCAGTTGGCGGCCTGCGACAGCCTCGGGCAACCGGCCTACCTGGAGTCGAGCAAGGCCGCCAACGTCCCCTTCTACGAACGGCTGGGTTTCCGCGTCACCTCCGAACTCTGTCTCCCGCAGGGCGGACCCACCCTCTGGCCCATGTGGCGCGAGCCGGTGCGGTGGGGCGCGCGGTCCGCGCATGGGGCGGGCGAGCCCGGGTAG
- a CDS encoding bifunctional serine/threonine-protein kinase/ABC transporter substrate-binding protein, with the protein MTEQKSELIAGRYQLVEAIGQGGMGRVWRGLDQQLFGREVAIKEILFPVGLGDGERATLLRRFTGEARAAVTLSHPGIITIHDVVEHHGAPVIVMEFIRGRSLAAAIREQGRLPVRRVAEIGAAMLGALTEAHGARIIHRDIKPDNVLLTKDRVVLTDFGIAHLADATTKLSQSGTVIGTPHYMPPEQLEGKRPTPANDLWALGATLYHAVEGRPPFEADGLHALAVAVFTRPHRPPAHAGPLAPLLDALLTKDPAQRIGAAEAAELLASALQSSPSREGTTDEADSGRPESAPVPDAATEHAPTPTKRETELPSSAPLPTPTAVEPAHVPDTSRPPVPERPTTPPVAVPSAEDVISLGWTDRQGREEGASTRRRALTRRSAVLGMAMVTLAAGSVLTWKLTRGNPPGGGTTGGGSTASPITVVIGVDAPLSGGGDLSAMGVGMKNSADLAVRTSNRTGHVPGVNFEIKALDDEATPAKGGPNATQFVDDEKVLGVVGPLTSGVAKTMAQPLGQANLVNVSPSNTDPVLTLGPDWAKGSKSRPYKTYFRTVATDVDQGPFAARYLHGEAGKRKLYVIGDGSAYGTGLASGFGSAFAKLGGTVVGTDQIDPAQDDFSYLAPQIRASGADAVYFGGYYDAAGPLSQQLKQAGVSVPLMGGDGMFDQQFLTTNTKAEGDLATGLGVPTEGLAKGQDFLDRYQEAGYSEAAGSYGPSAYDATWAVIEAVKALVEDNGGALPAGARAKMSQAVSGLAFDGVTGRVAFDEYGDTVNRQLTVYSVKGGSWTTVKSGPAAD; encoded by the coding sequence GTGACCGAGCAGAAATCCGAACTCATCGCCGGCCGGTACCAGCTGGTCGAAGCCATCGGCCAGGGGGGCATGGGCCGGGTCTGGCGCGGCCTCGACCAGCAGCTCTTCGGGCGCGAGGTCGCCATCAAGGAGATCCTCTTCCCGGTGGGGCTGGGCGACGGCGAGCGTGCGACGCTGCTCAGGCGTTTCACCGGCGAGGCCCGCGCGGCGGTCACTCTCAGCCACCCCGGGATCATCACCATCCACGACGTCGTCGAGCACCACGGCGCCCCCGTCATCGTCATGGAGTTCATCCGGGGGCGGTCCCTCGCCGCGGCCATCCGCGAGCAGGGCCGGCTGCCCGTGCGGCGGGTGGCGGAGATAGGGGCCGCCATGCTCGGCGCGCTCACCGAAGCGCACGGCGCGCGGATCATCCACCGCGACATCAAGCCGGACAATGTGCTCCTGACCAAGGACCGCGTCGTCCTCACCGACTTCGGCATCGCCCACCTGGCGGACGCCACAACCAAGCTCAGCCAGAGCGGGACCGTCATCGGCACCCCGCACTACATGCCTCCGGAGCAGCTGGAGGGCAAGCGCCCGACCCCCGCCAACGACCTGTGGGCACTCGGCGCCACCCTCTACCACGCCGTCGAGGGCCGCCCGCCGTTCGAGGCCGACGGGCTCCACGCCCTTGCCGTGGCCGTCTTCACCCGCCCCCACCGGCCGCCGGCCCACGCCGGCCCGCTGGCGCCCCTGCTGGACGCGCTCCTCACGAAGGACCCGGCGCAGCGCATCGGCGCCGCCGAGGCCGCCGAGCTGCTGGCGTCGGCACTGCAGTCCTCCCCGTCCCGGGAGGGCACGACCGACGAGGCCGACTCGGGCCGGCCCGAAAGCGCGCCCGTCCCGGACGCGGCGACGGAGCACGCTCCGACCCCGACCAAGCGGGAAACGGAGCTGCCGTCCTCGGCTCCCCTGCCGACGCCCACGGCCGTGGAACCGGCGCACGTGCCCGATACCTCCCGCCCGCCCGTACCGGAGCGGCCGACCACCCCGCCCGTCGCCGTCCCCTCGGCCGAGGACGTGATCTCGCTCGGCTGGACGGACCGGCAGGGGCGGGAGGAGGGGGCTTCCACCCGCCGGCGCGCCCTCACCCGGCGCTCCGCCGTTCTGGGAATGGCCATGGTCACCCTGGCGGCCGGCTCCGTCCTGACCTGGAAGCTGACCCGTGGCAACCCGCCCGGCGGCGGAACGACCGGAGGCGGTTCCACGGCCTCCCCCATCACGGTGGTCATCGGAGTGGACGCACCGCTCAGCGGCGGGGGCGACCTGTCAGCCATGGGGGTCGGCATGAAGAACTCCGCCGATCTGGCGGTCAGGACCTCCAACCGCACCGGGCACGTGCCCGGCGTGAACTTCGAGATCAAAGCTCTGGACGACGAGGCCACTCCCGCCAAGGGCGGGCCGAACGCCACCCAGTTCGTCGATGACGAGAAGGTGCTCGGCGTCGTCGGTCCCCTCACCTCCGGGGTCGCCAAGACCATGGCGCAACCGCTTGGACAGGCGAACCTCGTCAACGTGTCTCCGTCCAACACCGACCCCGTGCTGACACTGGGTCCCGACTGGGCCAAGGGCTCCAAGTCACGCCCGTACAAGACCTACTTCCGAACCGTCGCCACGGACGTCGACCAGGGGCCGTTCGCCGCCCGGTACCTCCACGGCGAGGCCGGGAAGCGGAAGCTCTACGTCATCGGCGACGGCAGCGCCTACGGCACCGGCCTCGCTTCCGGGTTCGGCAGCGCTTTCGCAAAGCTCGGCGGGACCGTCGTGGGTACGGACCAAATCGATCCCGCGCAGGACGACTTCTCCTACCTGGCCCCCCAGATCCGGGCCTCCGGCGCCGATGCCGTGTACTTCGGCGGCTACTACGACGCCGCCGGGCCGCTCTCCCAGCAGCTCAAGCAGGCGGGCGTGAGCGTCCCCCTGATGGGTGGCGACGGCATGTTCGACCAGCAGTTCCTCACGACGAACACGAAGGCCGAGGGCGACCTCGCCACCGGCCTCGGCGTTCCCACCGAGGGCCTCGCCAAGGGACAGGACTTCCTCGACCGGTACCAGGAGGCGGGTTACTCGGAGGCGGCCGGTTCGTACGGCCCCTCCGCGTACGACGCGACCTGGGCCGTCATCGAGGCGGTGAAGGCCCTGGTCGAGGACAACGGCGGCGCCCTCCCCGCGGGCGCCCGGGCGAAGATGTCCCAGGCCGTGTCGGGGCTGGCGTTCGACGGTGTCACCGGTCGCGTGGCCTTCGACGAGTACGGCGACACGGTCAACCGCCAGCTGACGGTGTACTCGGTGAAGGGCGGCAGCTGGACGACCGTGAAGAGCGGCCCCGCCGCCGACTGA
- a CDS encoding SpoIIE family protein phosphatase translates to MPPVPGVSVRSPLGNRLRSVAGQVFVLQVAIVVLLAAGALLSLLLQSRHDIDREARNRSVSVAQTFAHSLGLQDALKSSDPSAILQPLAETTRKVAGVDFLVVMDTNGIRYSHPQPDRIGKRFVGTIEPSLAGRVHTESVQGPLGKEIQAVVPVTAADGRVVGLVSAGLTVKNVTGVVDRQLPVILLAIATGLALATGGTALISRRLRRQTHGLGTQEMTRMYEHHDAVLHAVREGVLITDGDGLLMLANDEAKRLLGLPDDAEGRSVGDVPGLDRRMADLLLSGRVATDEVLEVGDRLLVLNQRPTHPGGRPEGAVVTIRDSTEMQILTSRAETARRRLKLLYDAGGDVGTSLDVVRTAEELAAVAVPRFADFVTVDLADSVLDGDEPGANADMRRTAVSGIRSDHPLYPRGWLIAFLPSTPQARGYGTGQAELVTDLADAPGWHAQDPQRARAIVDYGIHSLIVAPLRARGVVLGVVNFWRSQKPEPFDEDELSLAEELVARAAVSMDNARRYTREHALAETLQRSLLPRALPEQSAVDVAHFYLPAQSGVGGDWFDVIPLPGSRVALVVGDVVGHGLHAAATMGRLRTAVHNFSTLDLPPDEILARLDDLVQRIDRDGAADDLDGGVLGATCLYAVYDPVSQRCTMARAGHLPPLVVAPDGTTDIVDLPAGPPLGLGGIPFETAELHLAEGSQLVLYTDGLIEERTRDIGEGLELLRTALSHPDRDPAESCRAVLDLLLPARPTDDVALLIARTRTLGPDRVAEWDMPFEPSAVAAMRSVAVKQLDEWGLSELGFATELILSELVTNALRHGSAPVRVRLLHARTLTCEVWDGSNSAPHARYAATTDEGGRGLFLVAQLSEQWGTRYTPDGKVIWAEQALPGAPGTGEPNLAAFLDLEPL, encoded by the coding sequence ATGCCACCCGTGCCGGGCGTGTCGGTGCGGTCACCCCTAGGCAACAGACTCCGAAGCGTCGCCGGCCAGGTGTTCGTCCTCCAGGTGGCGATCGTGGTGTTGCTCGCCGCCGGAGCCCTCCTGTCGCTGCTGCTCCAGTCGCGGCACGACATTGACCGGGAGGCACGCAACCGGTCGGTTTCCGTCGCGCAGACCTTCGCCCACTCCCTGGGCCTGCAGGACGCGCTCAAGTCGTCCGATCCGTCCGCCATCCTGCAACCCCTTGCGGAGACGACGCGCAAGGTCGCCGGCGTGGACTTCCTCGTGGTGATGGACACCAACGGCATCCGGTACAGCCATCCCCAGCCGGACCGCATCGGAAAGCGGTTCGTCGGCACGATCGAGCCCTCCCTCGCCGGACGCGTCCACACCGAGAGCGTGCAGGGTCCGCTCGGCAAGGAGATCCAGGCGGTGGTGCCGGTCACCGCGGCCGACGGCCGGGTCGTCGGACTGGTCTCGGCGGGCCTGACGGTGAAGAACGTGACCGGTGTCGTCGACCGGCAGCTCCCGGTCATCCTGCTGGCCATCGCCACCGGCCTGGCCCTGGCCACCGGGGGCACGGCCCTGATCAGCAGGCGACTGCGCCGGCAGACCCACGGGCTCGGCACGCAGGAGATGACCCGCATGTACGAGCACCACGACGCGGTGCTCCACGCCGTCCGCGAAGGCGTTCTGATCACTGACGGCGACGGGCTGCTCATGCTGGCCAACGACGAGGCCAAGCGGCTGCTCGGCCTGCCGGACGACGCCGAGGGACGCAGCGTCGGGGACGTGCCCGGCCTGGACCGCCGGATGGCGGACCTGCTGCTGTCGGGCCGCGTGGCCACCGACGAGGTGCTCGAAGTGGGCGACCGGCTGCTCGTGCTCAACCAGCGGCCCACCCACCCCGGAGGCCGGCCGGAGGGCGCCGTGGTCACCATCCGGGACTCCACCGAGATGCAGATCCTCACGAGCCGGGCGGAGACGGCCCGCAGACGGCTCAAGCTGCTGTACGACGCGGGAGGCGACGTCGGAACGAGCCTCGACGTGGTGCGGACGGCCGAGGAACTCGCCGCCGTCGCCGTGCCCCGGTTCGCGGACTTCGTCACCGTCGACCTGGCCGACTCGGTGCTCGACGGAGACGAACCCGGCGCCAACGCCGACATGCGGCGCACCGCGGTCAGCGGCATCCGCTCCGACCATCCCCTCTACCCGCGCGGGTGGCTGATCGCCTTCCTTCCGTCCACCCCGCAGGCGCGCGGGTACGGAACCGGCCAAGCGGAGCTGGTGACCGACCTGGCCGACGCGCCGGGCTGGCACGCCCAGGACCCGCAGCGAGCCCGGGCCATCGTCGACTACGGGATCCACTCGCTCATCGTGGCCCCGCTCAGAGCACGCGGCGTCGTACTCGGCGTGGTCAACTTCTGGCGGTCGCAGAAGCCGGAGCCCTTCGACGAGGACGAGCTGTCACTGGCCGAGGAACTCGTCGCCCGGGCGGCGGTCAGCATGGACAACGCCCGCCGCTACACCCGTGAACATGCCCTCGCCGAGACCCTCCAGCGCAGCCTGCTGCCGCGCGCCCTGCCCGAGCAGAGCGCCGTGGACGTGGCGCACTTCTACCTGCCCGCCCAGTCCGGGGTGGGCGGCGACTGGTTCGACGTGATCCCCCTGCCGGGCAGCCGGGTCGCGCTGGTCGTCGGAGACGTCGTAGGGCACGGACTGCACGCCGCGGCCACCATGGGGCGGCTGCGCACGGCGGTGCACAACTTCTCCACCCTCGACCTGCCGCCCGACGAGATCCTCGCCCGCCTGGACGACCTCGTACAGCGCATCGACCGCGACGGGGCCGCCGACGACCTGGATGGCGGCGTACTGGGCGCGACCTGCCTGTACGCCGTCTACGACCCGGTGTCCCAGCGCTGCACCATGGCCCGCGCAGGGCACCTGCCACCCCTCGTGGTCGCCCCCGACGGCACGACGGACATCGTGGACCTGCCGGCCGGGCCCCCGCTGGGGCTGGGCGGCATTCCGTTCGAAACCGCCGAGCTGCACCTGGCGGAGGGCAGCCAGCTCGTCCTGTACACGGACGGACTGATCGAGGAGCGGACCCGGGACATCGGCGAGGGGCTGGAACTGCTCCGCACGGCGCTCAGCCATCCGGACCGGGACCCCGCGGAGAGCTGCCGGGCCGTACTCGATCTCCTCCTGCCGGCGCGCCCGACCGACGACGTGGCGCTGCTCATCGCGCGCACCCGGACCCTGGGCCCGGACCGGGTCGCGGAGTGGGACATGCCGTTCGAGCCGAGCGCGGTTGCCGCCATGCGGAGCGTCGCGGTGAAGCAGCTCGACGAATGGGGCCTGTCGGAGCTCGGCTTCGCCACCGAACTGATCCTCAGCGAACTGGTCACCAACGCCCTGCGGCACGGCAGCGCGCCGGTCCGGGTACGGCTGCTGCACGCCCGCACCCTGACCTGCGAGGTGTGGGACGGCAGCAACAGCGCCCCGCACGCGCGCTACGCCGCCACCACGGACGAGGGAGGGCGCGGCCTGTTCCTGGTGGCGCAGCTCAGCGAGCAGTGGGGCACCCGCTACACGCCCGACGGCAAGGTCATCTGGGCGGAACAGGCCCTCCCCGGCGCCCCGGGCACCGGCGAACCGAACCTCGCGGCCTTCCTCGACCTGGAACCGCTCTGA
- a CDS encoding MerR family transcriptional regulator, whose translation MRMKEMVRRTGVHERLLRYYEQQGLLTPQRLPSGYRIYGDSDVETVRRIRCLLAAGLPTALIAQVLPCMRADDEHLVPTCPDLLAQLRREGERMTRAIEDLQASRAILDTIITAAPPGGAETLRPPQSAAAEAS comes from the coding sequence ATGCGCATGAAGGAGATGGTGCGGCGTACCGGGGTCCATGAGCGGCTGCTGCGCTACTACGAACAGCAAGGACTCCTGACGCCCCAGAGGCTTCCCAGCGGCTACCGCATCTACGGCGATTCGGACGTCGAGACAGTGCGCCGCATTCGCTGTCTCCTGGCGGCAGGCCTTCCGACCGCTCTGATCGCCCAGGTCCTGCCGTGCATGCGGGCGGACGACGAGCACCTCGTGCCCACCTGTCCGGACCTGCTCGCCCAACTGCGCCGGGAGGGCGAGCGAATGACCCGCGCCATCGAAGATCTACAGGCATCGCGCGCGATCCTCGACACGATCATCACCGCCGCGCCCCCAGGGGGTGCCGAGACGCTGAGGCCGCCTCAGTCTGCCGCTGCCGAGGCAAGCTGA
- a CDS encoding 2OG-Fe dioxygenase family protein has product MARIREVFEALPPDPYAPGTNRFRRYSHAVYLPWKDELSWIPGTPDPVHGTVTNFSQGEDDPEHPQKRRVLPEIPEALRGNPLLLRLLRWDIEQVLSLRDLSRRPLWAGVHLIRLGVDGPGQDAVSSPNCLHQDGSSASTFTFAHLISRTNVTGGQNVIATPASGGLQPDDPWADIHASFTLTDPLDGYAVHDHRVSHYVGPVRTGSEPGPGERSILIVGLAPYVPQL; this is encoded by the coding sequence TTGGCCCGGATCAGGGAGGTCTTCGAGGCGCTGCCGCCCGACCCGTACGCTCCGGGAACGAACCGGTTCCGCCGCTACTCCCATGCCGTGTACCTGCCGTGGAAGGACGAACTGTCCTGGATCCCCGGAACCCCCGACCCCGTACACGGTACGGTCACCAACTTCTCCCAGGGCGAAGACGACCCCGAGCACCCGCAAAAGCGCCGCGTGCTTCCCGAAATCCCCGAGGCGCTGCGCGGCAACCCCCTGCTGCTGCGGCTCCTGCGCTGGGACATCGAACAGGTCCTGTCCTTGAGGGACCTGAGCAGACGGCCGCTGTGGGCCGGGGTCCACCTGATCAGGCTCGGCGTCGACGGTCCAGGCCAGGATGCCGTTTCCTCCCCGAACTGCCTCCATCAGGACGGAAGTTCGGCCAGCACGTTTACCTTCGCCCACCTGATCAGCCGTACCAACGTCACGGGCGGGCAGAACGTCATCGCCACACCGGCCAGTGGGGGCCTGCAGCCCGATGACCCCTGGGCGGACATCCACGCCAGTTTCACCCTCACCGACCCACTGGACGGCTATGCCGTCCACGACCACAGAGTCAGCCACTACGTAGGCCCGGTCCGCACGGGCTCCGAGCCGGGGCCGGGCGAACGCTCCATCCTTATCGTCGGCCTCGCCCCGTACGTCCCCCAGCTGTGA
- a CDS encoding DUF4259 domain-containing protein: protein MGTWDVGPFDNDTAADFGGDLDEAAAGERGDIVRAALTRVIDTVGCLEAPEADKAVAAAALVAAQCPGGEPADPVYGPEEPLPDLTGLLDLALRALDRVMTEPSELMELWDESEGGPWRANIHGLQNVLLPGPPGEQLGPI from the coding sequence ATGGGTACCTGGGACGTCGGCCCCTTCGACAACGACACGGCAGCGGACTTTGGCGGCGACCTCGATGAGGCAGCTGCAGGCGAACGCGGAGACATCGTCCGCGCCGCTCTCACGCGTGTGATCGACACCGTGGGATGTCTCGAAGCACCCGAAGCCGACAAAGCCGTAGCGGCGGCAGCCCTTGTCGCTGCGCAGTGCCCGGGAGGTGAGCCTGCAGATCCCGTTTATGGCCCGGAAGAGCCCCTTCCCGATCTCACCGGTCTGCTTGATCTCGCCCTCCGGGCCCTCGACCGCGTCATGACCGAGCCGTCCGAGCTGATGGAGCTATGGGATGAGTCGGAGGGCGGTCCTTGGCGCGCGAACATCCACGGCCTGCAGAACGTGCTCCTGCCAGGGCCACCTGGAGAACAACTCGGCCCCATCTGA